In a genomic window of Rubrobacter calidifluminis:
- a CDS encoding FCD domain-containing protein, giving the protein EEQLEALKGVLDDMRRAAASQSNPRELARLNLDFHRVIGEASEASGAGR; this is encoded by the coding sequence GGAAGAACAGCTCGAGGCTCTGAAGGGGGTGCTCGACGATATGCGACGGGCGGCCGCCAGCCAGAGCAACCCGAGAGAGCTTGCCCGTTTGAACCTGGACTTCCACCGGGTGATAGGGGAGGCCTCCGAGGCTTCTGGAGCTGGTCGATGA